The Malus domestica chromosome 13, GDT2T_hap1 genome includes a window with the following:
- the LOC103452026 gene encoding BTB/POZ domain-containing protein At1g67900-like, whose product MKFMKLGSRQDTFYTTEAVRSVSSEVSSDLIIQVKGSRYLLHKFPLLSKCLRLQRLCSEYQESSNHHIIHLHDFPCGVEAFELCAKFCYGITITLSAYNIVASRCAAEYLQMTEDVEKGNLIYKLEVFFNSCILHGWRDSIATLQSTKAFPLWSEELGITSRCIEAIATKVLTNPSKVSLSHSYSRRGRDDIVSCNGAESLRHNSRPEGRGWWAEDIAELGIDLYWRTMIAIKSGGKIPSSLIGDALKIYAARWLPKISKNDSDHRQAALDSDSDSANDLTSKHRLILESIVSLVPVEKCAASTSFLLKLLKAANILNASSSSKMELARRVGLQLDDATVSDLLIPSESYESTTRYDVDIVMTILEQFLLQGQSPPTSPPRSKLGFERRRRSRSAENIDFEFQESRRSSSASHSSKLKVAKIMDVYLKEIARDVNLSLSKFIAIAEAIPEFARLDHDDLYRAIDIYLKAHPDLNKSERKRLCRILDCKKLSMEACMHAAQNELLPLRVVVQVLFFEQARAAMASGKVTELPSNIRELLASHNIDPSRPPPSLSNASIVPAEDQWSASGLKSPKSRMSTLQMKLAEDDDLDENNMHPDGIGRNSKMKSLCSLPTRPKRMLSKLWSINRSSCEKN is encoded by the exons ATGAAGTTTATGAAACTTGGATCCCGGCAGGATACTTTCTACACTACTGAGGCTGTAAG GTCAGTTTCCTCTGAAGTTTCAAGCGATCTCATAATTCAAGTGAAAGGAAGCAGATATTTGCTTCACAAG TTTCCTCTGTTATCCAAGTGTCTGCGGCTGCAGAGGCTTTGCTCTGAGTACCAAGAATCTTCAAACCACCACATAATCCATCTCCACGACTTCCCCTGTGGCGTCGAGGCTTTCGAGCTCTGCGCAAAGTTCTGCTACGGCATCACAATCACTCTCAGCGCCTACAACATTGTCGCTTCTCGCTGTGCCGCCGAGTACCTGCAGATGACCGAGGATGTCGAGAAGGGAAACCTTATATACAAACTCGAGGTCTTCTTCAACTCCTGCATCCTCCACGGTTGGAGGGATTCAATTGCCACGCTTCAGAGCACAAAGGCATTTCCTCTGTGGTCGGAGGAGCTCGGAATCACATCCAGGTGCATTGAAGCAATTGCCACAAAAGTCCTCACAAACCCTTCCAAAGTTAGCCTGTCACACAGCTACTCCAGGAGGGGCAGAGACGACATTGTGTCTTGCAATGGCGCCGAGAGCCTCCGGCATAACAGCAGGCCAGAAGGCAGGGGATGGTGGGCTGAGGACATTGCAGAATTGGGGATTGACTTGTACTGGAGAACTATGATTGCAATAAAATCTGGTGGGAAAATTCCCTCTAGTCTCATTGGAGATGCATTGAAAATTTATGCTGCTCGATGGTTGCCTAAAATATCGAAAAACGACAGTGATCATCGACAAGCAGCGTTGGATTCCGATTCAGACTCTGCCAATGATTTAACCTCAAAGCATAGGTTGATCTTGGAGTCCATTGTAAGTTTAGTTCCGGTTGAAAAATGTGCTGCTTCCACTAGCTTTCTGCTTAAACTTTTAAAGGCAGCCAACATTCTcaatgcttcttcttcttcaaaaatGGAGTTGGCCAGAAGGGTAGGGCTTCAATTGGATGATGCAACAGTCAGTGACTTGCTAATCCCCTCTGAGTCATACGAAAGCACCACGCGATATGATGTGGACATAGTCATGACAATTTTGGAGCAGTTCTTGCTGCAGGGGCAGAGTCCCCCAACTAGTCCTCCGAGGTCCAAGCTTGGCTTTGAAAGGAGGAGGAGGTCTCGCTCTGCGGAGAACATTGATTTTGAGTTTCAGGAAAGCCGGAGATCTTCCTCGGCGTCACATAGCTCGAAGCTGAAGGTGGCAAAGATTATGGATGTATATCTTAAGGAGATTGCCAGGGATGTCAATTTGTCCCTCTCAAAGTTCATTGCAATTGCTGAAGCAATACCAGAGTTTGCAAGGCTTGACCATGACGATCTCTACAGAGCAATTGACATTTACCtcaag GCACATCCAGACCTAAACAAAAGTGAAAGGAAGAGGCTTTGCAGAATTCTAGACTGCAAAAAGCTCTCGATGGAGGCCTGCATGCATGCTGCACAAAATGAGCTACTCCCACTAAGAGTGGTGGTCCAAGTTCTCTTCTTTGAGCAAGCCCGAGCCGCCATGGCCAGCGGCAAAGTGACCGAGCTGCCTAGCAACATTAGGGAACTGCTAGCGTCACATAACATTGATCCGTCGAGGCCTCCGCCCTCGCTAAGCAACGCTAGCATTGTTCCGGCAGAGGACCAATGGAGCGCTTCAGGCCTGAAATCACCAAAGTCGAGGATGTCAACTTTACAAATGAAGCTGGCGGAAGATgatgatttggacgaaaataatatGCACCCGGATGGAATTGGGAGAAACTCAAAGATGAAATCTCTTTGCTCACTTCCTACTAGACCCAAAAGAATGTTGAGTAAGTTGTGGTCCATCAACAGAAGTAGCTGTGAAAAGAACTGA